Proteins from a single region of Bombus pascuorum chromosome 5, iyBomPasc1.1, whole genome shotgun sequence:
- the LOC132907525 gene encoding negative elongation factor D isoform X3, with protein sequence MEIMESDYDEDRGAWTEEMTRSEDCIGEDSFDNPQEILNECLDKFKTPDYIMEPGIFAQLKRYFQAGGNPEQVIELLSKNYTACAQMANLLAEWLILAGVKVTDVQAMVENNLKDMILKTFDPKKADKIFTEEGETPAWLTEMIQHPTWRSLIYRLAEEYPDCLMLNFTIKLISDAGFQGEITSISTAAQQIEVFSRVLKTAIAGFLQNTEDWQSSIQECAKMVCHGQHTYVYSQVLLQILAQESRGGFMMKRLSQEITKCAQQNHHDVTPITMALNGASSSPSACQALASMLSRNTLNPADITVLFRNYSTAEPPPIELLRNPQFLELLVDALFKPGVKINPEHKSKYIYLLAYAASVCDIPAKKGHSRKLNKDELKTTIQAIEKVHNICNINKGSTELIAELQILYQCIRFPVVSVGIIRWVECTVTEPSYFKLCTEHCPVHLALLDEVVVCHSLLHPKVLQLLVQLFESKQDELEILVQLIWHNF encoded by the exons ATGG aaataatggAGTCAGATTATGATGAAGATCGTGGAGCTTGGACAGAAGAAATGACAAGAAGTGAAGATTGCATAGGAGAAGATAGTTTTGATAATCCTCAAGAGATATTAAATGAATGCTtggataaatttaaaacaccAGATTACATCATGGAGCCTGGTATCTTTGCACAACTTAAAAG ATATTTTCAAGCTGGAGGAAACCCAGAACAAGTGATAGAATTgttatctaaaaattatacagCTTGTGCTCAAATGGCAAATCTTCTTGCAGAATGGCTTATTCTTGCTGGAGTTAAAGTTACAGATGTACAAGCAATGGTAGAAAATAACTTAAAAGATATGATATTGAAAACATTTGATCCCAAAAAAGCAGATAAAATCTTTACAGAGGAGGGTGAA ACTCCTGCTTGGTTAACGGAAATGATACAACATCCTACTTGGCGGTCACTTATTTACAGACTTGCAGAAGAATATCCTGATTGCTTGATGTTAAACTTCACCATAAAG CTTATATCTGATGCTGGATTTCAAGGTGAAATTACAAGCATTTCAACAGCTGCACAACAAATTGAAGTATTTTCACGAGTTTTAAAAACTGCAATTGCtggatttttgcaaaatacgGAAGATTGGCAGTCAAGTATACAAGAATGTGCa AAAATGGTATGTCATGGACAACACACCTACGTTTACAGTCAAGTATTGTTGCAAATTCTTGCACAAGAATCACGTGGTGGATTTATGATGAAAAGGCTTTCTCAGGAAATCACTAAATGTGCTCAACAGAA cCATCATGATGTTACTCCAATAACAATGGCACTTAATGGAGCTTCAAGTAGCCCTAGTGCATGTCAAGCACTTGCATCCATGTTATCACGGAATACCTTAAATCCTGCTGATATTACtgtattatttcgaaattattctACTGCGGAACCACCTCCTATAGAATTACTTCGTAATCCACAATTCTTAG AACTATTAGTTGATGCACTTTTTAAACCGGGTGTAAAAATTAATCCTGAGCATAAgtctaaatacatatatttattagctTATGCAGCTAGTGTATGTGATATTCCAGCCAAGAAGGGGCATTCACGGAAATTAAATAAGGATGAATTAAAAACAACTATTCAAGCTATAGAAAAAGTCCATAACATATGTAACATTAATAAAGGATCTACTGAATTGATAGcagaattacaaattttatatcagtGCATAAG ATTTCCTGTTGTAAGTGTAGGTATAATTAGATGGGTGGAGTGTACTGTAACCGAACcatcatattttaaattgtgtACAGAACATTGTCCTGTACATCTTGCATTACTTGATGAAGTTGTAGTTTGTCATTCTTTACTGCATCCAAAAGTGTTACAACTTCTTGTACAGTTATTTGAAAGTAAACAAGACGAACTGGAAATACTTGTGCAg
- the LOC132907533 gene encoding lysosome-associated membrane glycoprotein 1, giving the protein MMSKFLLLLCFTALHVLGEGQENILSKNEDIVTNGTSLQNEQHFETNIPSNKIFSPVPVSDPLGTNKNKLKPEEALTSQSPNQTRTVIPNDHQSSAMSLDTSATLSYTNETTTKQILHTTINPAVIQATVNSTLSSHTARKWVIGNGTDKACIVVQMSVEFNISYINDNKMKSFKVFDIPADNATTKASGYCGKLEQNLTLEWSSKNVTNASMTLHFIRNVTENDYSLHHLELVLPPTNFPNTTLNESVVLAHKVPNFVVKVSNSYRCLKQQTLNLKQNNSNETSGYLSISDFQFQAFKVDNSTVFGLAKDCAFDTPDVVPIAVGCALAGLVVIVLIAYLIGRRRNQAHGYLSM; this is encoded by the exons ATGATGTCAAAGTTTTTACTACTCCTTTGCTTTACTGCACTCCACGTTCTGg GTGAAGgtcaagaaaatattttatctaaaaatgAGGATATTGTCACTAATGGAACATCTTTACAAAATGAGcaacattttgaaacaaatattccaTCAAATAAGATATTTTCCCCGGTACCTGTGTCAGATCCGTTAGGcacaaacaaaaataaattaaagccAGAAGAGGCTTTAACGAGTCAAAGTCCTAACCAAACTCGTACAGTTATTCCCAATGATCACCAATCATCTGCTATGTCACTAGATACATCAGCTACCTTAAGTTATACAAATGAAACAACTACGAAACAGATTTTACATACAACAATTAATCCAGCAGTTATACAAGCTACAGTAAATTCTACATTGTCTTCTCATACTGCTAGGAAGTGGGTAATTGGTAATGGAACAGATAAAGCCTGTATTGTAGTACAGATGTCTGTGGAGTTTAATATCTCTTATATTAATGACAACAAAATG aaatcCTTTAAGGTATTTGATATACCAGCAGACAATGCAACTACGAAAGCAAGTGGATATTGTGGCAAGTTGGAGCAAAATTTGACATTAGAATGGTCTTCTAAAAATGTAACTAATGCTAGTATGACACTGcattttataagaaatgtaACTGAGAATGACTACTCTCTTCATCATTTGGAGCTTGTTCTTCCACcaacaaattttccaaataccACACTGA ATGAATCAGTGGTTCTGGCGCATAAAGTACCTAATTTTGTGGTGAAAGTATCAAATTCCTACAGATGCTTGAAACAACAGACGCTCaacttaaaacaaaataacagTAATGAAACATCTGGATATCTAAGTATATCAGATTTCCAATTTCAAGCATTTAAAGTAGATAATTCTACTGTTTTTGGTTTAg cTAAAGATTGCGCTTTTGATACACCGGATGTTGTACCAATAGCAGTAGGCTGTGCACTGGCAGGATTAGTGGTTATAGTGTTGATCGCATACTTGATTGGTCGTCGTCGAAATCAAGCTCATGGTTATCTtagcatgtaa